AAATCGCCGCGGGCGAAGTGGTAGAGCGTCCGGCTTCGGTGGTAAAAGAACTCATCGAAAACGCCATCGACGCAGAAGCAACGGCCATTCGCATCTTTATTGAAGAGGGCGGCAAGAAACTGATTCAGGTAATTGACAACGGCATTGGAATGAGCGAAGAAGACCTGCCCCTGGCCTTTGAGCGCCACGCCACCAGCAAAATTCGTTCGCAGGACGACCTGGATCGTATTGAAACGCTCGGCTTTCGCGGCGAAGCCCTGCCGAGCATTGCTTCGGTTTCGCAGGTGGAGGTTAAAACGCGTCGCGCCGAAGACAAAATGGGCACCATTTTTATCTTGAACGGCGGTAAAGAGGGGCGCATAAAAAAAACGGCGGCCAATGTTGGAACGAGCGTCAGCATTCGCAATCTATTTTTCAACACACCGGCCCGTCGCCAGTTTTTGCGCTCGGTAAACGCCGAAGTGCAGCAAATCCTGAACGTGGTAAAACGTTTTTTCCTGGCCTATCCGAACATCGCCTTTGAACTAACCATTGACGGTCGCGAAATCTACAATTTAAAACAAAGCGACATAGGCGAGCGCGTCAAACAGGTTTTGGGCGCCAGCATCTTTCGCGGGCTGCTCAAAGTTTCAGCCAGCCTGGGCGGCATTGAATTGCACGGCTTTGTCAGTCGACCGGATGTGGTGCGCAAGTCGCGCGGCATGCAGTTTTTGTTTTTAAACGGCCGCCCCATCCAGGACCGCGCTTTGAACCATGCCATTTATCAGGCTTACGGCAACCTAATCGGCAGCGGCGAATATCCCATCTACTGCCTGTACTTGGAAATGGATGCGGGGCTGGTGGATGTAAACGTCCACCCCACCAAAATGGAAGTGCGTTTTTCTAATGAAAGAAGCATTTACTATTTTGTGATCAGCACCGTGCGCAAAGTTTTGAGCGACGAAGGAGTCATCCCTGAATTTTCCACCACGCCCGAAGGCAGCGCCTTAAAACAGGTTATCGATAAAGCCGATGAGCCGCGGCAAATTATTAAAGAGATGCGCCACAAAAAGCGCTACATGGGCCGCTACGGCGCGGGCGCGCAGTTGAGCCTGACTTATTTTGAGGCGGAAACGCCATCTGACCAGAGCGGTAAAACCGACAAAAACGAAACGCAAAATGAGATGCTTCCTCCTTCGCCCGGTACGCAGTCCCCTTTTGCCGGCGACGTTCAGTTCTGGCAGCTGCATAATCGCTACATCATTTCAGAGATCAAAAGCGGCATGGTGATCATCGATCAGCATGTGGCGCACGAACGCATCATCTTTGAACGAATTCTAAAAGTCTTGCAAAAAGAGGGACTGGGCGCCGGCCAGAAATTACTCTTCCCACAAAAACTCACCTTGAATTACGATGACTTCATGGTTTTTAAAGAGATCCATGAAGTTCTGAACAAAATTGGCTTCAGCATTAAGGTATTCAGCGGAACGACCATTGTGATAGAAGCCATGCCCGCCGACGTAAAAGTCGGCCGCGAATCGCAAATACTGCTGGATATTATCGATTACTACAGGAACGAACCGCTGCACGATTTTGACCATCTGCACAAAGTAGCCGCGGCCTACGCCTGTAAAAACGCCGTTAAATCGGGCGAAAAACTGACTCAGGCCGAAATGCAAAACCTGGTGGATCAGCTTTTCGCCTGCGAAACACCCTTCTTTTGCCCCCACGGGCGGCCGGTCATTGTGACCATCGACCTGGAAGAACTGGATCGCAAATTTAAACGGATCACGTAAGCATGAAGCGCGTTGTTCATTTTATCGTCGGGCCTACGGCCATCGGCAAAACCTTTCTTTCAGCGCTGCTTGCAGAAAAAATAAAGGTAGAAATTATCTCGGCCGATTCGCGTCAGATTTACCGTTTTATGGATATAGGAACGGCCAAGCCGGAAGCGGAGTTTCGGCGGCGGGTTACCCACCATTTTATCGATATCTGCGATCCGGATGAATACTACAGCGCCGGGCTTTTCGGAAAGGATGCCCGAGCAGCGATTCAGGATATCTTTGTCAGAGGAAGCGTCCCGCTGGTGGTTGGCGGCTCCGGTTTTTACATTAAAGCGCTGGTTGACGGCATTTTTGAACTGGATGCTAAAGATGAAAAAATTCGACAGCAGCTCAATGAACGTCTTGAACGTGATGGTTTAAGAGCGCTGTACGACGATTTAAAAAAGATCGATCCTGTTTACGCCGCCAAAATCAGCCCGAATGATCGGCAGCGCATTTTACGCAGCCTGGAAGTGTATTTTGTAACCGGCAAACCGTTTTCTTACTTCCATCAACAAAAACCGGAAGCGGCGGATTTTAAGCCCGCTTTCTGGGGGCTGGATATGGAGCGCAAGGCCCTTTATCAGCGCATCAATGAACGCGTGGACCAGATGCTGGCAGAAGGACTGATCGATGAAGTTAAAACGCTGCTGGGAAAAGGTTACAGCCCACAATTAAATGCTCTGAAAACCGTTGGCTACAAAGAAACCATCGCCTATCTTCAGAATCGGTTATCTTATGAAGAGATGGTGGAACAGATTAAACGCAATACGCGGCGCTACGCCAAACGGCAGCTCACCTGGTTTCGCGCCGATCAACGCATCCAATGGACGCGCGTTGATTCGCCAGAGACGTTCAGGGAATTAGCGAAAAAAATCGCGGATGCTTTATAATGGTCCTAACTGGTTTTGATATGGTATGATAATTACTTCTCAGGCCATTTTTCTGCATAACTGCAAAATAATGTATTTCTCACTTTGTTAGAACACATCAATATAAAAACTTTATTTTAAGTTTGAGAATAAGAACGATTAGAAATAGTTTAATTTTATTTATGACTACACTCTAAAAAGGTATTATTATCGAATTCCATTAAATGGGACTATTATGATTTAAATTACATAAAATATATTCGTGTCCTTCGTGAAATTCGTGGTTTATATACTGAACTCATTTATGTTCGAAGATTTTTTACCCCAAAAATTCAGATACATTCATGGCATTTTATCTAATTCTTTGTTATGTAAAAAATCCTCCTTTGTACTCAACGAAATAATATTCACATAGTGTATCAAATAAAATTTTAAGCATAAATTTTAAATACATTTAAACTATTGTAATAATTAAATCGACTAAAAAATAAAAACTTCTTGACATTTAAAATATCTCTTATTATTTTTAAAAAAAGATTATAAAAATAAGTTAAATAAATGATTTTATTTAAAATTTTTATTAATCACCTGCGAAAACTTTCCTTTTTATTTATTTATAACCAACCAAATACCAACAAACTTACAGGGGGTCTTATGAACAAATTATTTACCATTCTAACTCTATCCATTCTTATGTTAGCGTTTGCCTTTCCAGCATTTGCCCAGAACGGCGAAATTATTGCAGATGGCTATGCAAAGATTTTTGAGCGAAATGCTTTCGAAAATGCAACGCACTGGCCAATTGTAGCCGATGAAGTACATGCTGGCTTCGATCTGGACAAAGATCAGAATCTTGAATTTATTGTGGTAGCGGATAACTCATGTCCTAACGGACCAAGTGGCGCTGGCTGGGGAGATGGACATTCCCTTTTTATTTATGAATGGAATCCGACTTCAGGTAATTTTGAATTGATGTGGAGCTGGGCAGATACCAGCCTAAAAACAGGAGGCGCAAGCTTTCCGACAATGGCCGTAACCGATCTTGATGGGGATGGCGATCAAGAAATTACATTAGGCATGCCAAGCGGCAGCGACTACCCCGCTCCGGATGTAAGCCCTACCGTTATTTATATTTTTGAGTTTGGGCAGAATACCTATCCAACAGAACCAACAGCCATCTGGACGGCAGAATCTGGCCCCGGCTCTAATACACGTCCATCTGCCATGGCTGCTGACGATATTGATGGCGACGGTGTAGAAGAAGTGGCCGTTGCTTTCAGGGCCTTTAGTGATGCCAGTACTAATGATGCATTGATGATATTCTCTTTAGACGGCGGGTTTGCCGGTGAGTTTACACAGTTTAAAATTGAAATGATTGATACCACTGGTGATTGGGGAAGCGTTTATTCTGCAGATATTACCGATATTGACAACGACGGAAATTTGGAAGCCTATTTCTCGACTGACAACCATACTTTTTACGAGGCCACTGGCGCTGATCAATATCAATTATATTATATGGATACTCCCACTCTGGACGCTTGGACGATTCAGGCGGTGGTGCAGGCAGACGTTGATGGCGATGGAACGAATGAATTACTGTGGGGACATACCTCTGGCGCTTTAAGAATGTTGCGTGGCGTAGCGGATCTGGCATCGATGAATTCTTCGAATGAGGTAGAAATAGCTATGGTGAACCCAGCCGGTTGCCGAGGACTTACTGCTGGAGATTATGACGGCGACGGTAAGGTTGATATATTTATGGGTGGCAACTATTCAGGCGCTGTTGACCGAATTGAATATAATGGTAGCGGCGACATTGCGGACTCTGCAAGTTATACTTATGAGCGCGTTTTTCAGGATACCATACCCAGCGGCGGTACAAGAGTTTATTCGGTCTCCTTCCCCGGCGATAATTTCTGTATTAAACAAGGGGGAACGACAAGCAATGATTTAAACGGAAATGGAGAACCTGAGCTCTTAATTGCTTACGAAGATGGTGATTCCTTGCAAAACTGGATTGTAATGATTGAAGGAAATGGCGTAACAGGATTTGAACTGAATCCCGGTCAAAAGGTTCTTAAAACATATACTTTAAAACAAAACTATCCTAATCCATTTAATCCAAGCACAACGATTTCATTTACGATACCTTCTACAGAAAAAATAACATTAAAAATTTACGATATGATGGGAAGAGAAGTAAAAACCTTAATCAACGAAATAATGCCTTCTGGGACGCACGTAGTTACCTGGGACGGTACTGATAACAAAGGTACTCCTATGGCAAGCGGCGTATATTTGTATATTTTAAAAGCCGGGAACCATACACTTTCTAAAAAGATGACATTAATGAAATAAACTTTTATTCAATTAAAAAAGGGAGAATCTTTCTCCCTTTTTTTTTAAAAAATTGGTGATTTTACTCTAATTAAATTAGGCGGAAAGCCTGTATTCCCCATAAAATTGAATTGGCAGCGAATAAAGTAGATTATGAAGGTTTTATTCAGAAGTAAAATTAAAACAATTAGATCTATAATCATAGAAAATTTCCATTTTAGGTAGACTAAAAAAGACCAAATGCTTTGTCCGATGAAACAAAGCTTAAAAAATCATTTTAAATTTTCTGGAGGAGTAATTCATGCATAAAAAGTTAATCAGAATACTCTTTCTTATAATTGCGCTCGCAGGCTATCTTTTTTCGGGTACAACCGGAAAGATAGCAGGAAGAGTCGTTGATAAAAATACCGGCGAACCTCTATCTGGTTGTAATATAATAATAAAAGGTACACAAATGGGGGGCGCAACAGATATTGATGGCTATTATGTCATACTCAATATCCCTCCTGGAGTATATACGTTACAAGCTATTTATGTTGGGTATGTTACACAAGAGATTCAAAATGTAACTGTAAAAGTCGATTTAACCACCAAAATAAACTTCAAGCTATCTGAAGCAAGTTTTGAAGGGGAAGAAATTATAGTTATTGCAGAAAGACCACTCATACAACAAGATGCTACAGCTACGGCATCTGTAGTTGGAGCAAAAGAGATAGAGATGGCCCCTATAGAATCCTTCGAACAAATTGCGCAAACCAAGGCGGGAGTTAACGTTGGCCCCGAAGGTTCATTGCACTTTAGAGGCGGTCGTAGTAGCGAAGTTGCCTATATTATTGATGGAATTACCGTTACAGATGCCATCCATGGCGGCACATCAGCTATAGATATTTCAACCAATGCCATTCAGGAATTATCATTAATTACCGGGTCATTTAGCGCAGAATATGGGCAGGCCATGTCAGGAATCGTAAACATTGTTACCAAAGAGGGGGGCAATAACTTTAGTGGGAATCTTTCCTTTCAAACCGGCGATATTGTTACCAGTTCTTCAAATAGTAAATATTTTCTTTCGGAAATTAATAATATCGATCCCTTTAATACCTCTGAAATAGAGGCCAGCCTATCTGGCCCTATCTTAAGGAACAGGCTATCATTTAATGTTTCAGCGAGATATTTCGATGACAAAGGATATCTTTACGGACAACGAATTCACACCCCTACCGATATCGCAGATTCCATACAAACGGGAGATGGCGCCTTTGTCTCCCTTAATTCAAACAAAAAATATAATATTCAAAACAAATTAAAATGGAAAGTTACGAATTCAATAAATTTTTATTTAACGACCATTTACGAAAACCGGAAATATCAGGAGTACAATCATACGCGCAGTAAAGTACCTGACGGCATTCCATGGCAATATAAAACGGCTTTGCAATTTATAGGAAAAATAACTCATCAATTCTCCAAATTTGCCTATTATTCCGTTGCTTTAGGTTATCTGGATAAAGACTACAAACGCTATCTTGACAAAGACATTTATTCCCTTAAATATGTCTGGAATGGTTACAGCGCGGGACAATATTTTTATCCAGGAGGTACCGATAATTTTAGACAATTTAGTAATCAAAAACAATATACGATTAAATTTGACTTAACTTCACAATTGTTTAAGAATCATGAAATAAAAACAGGAGTTGAATTAAAACGTCTCTCTTTATTCAATCATTCCTATTACCTTAGTGTAGATCGTCGAGCAGAGCCATTTGTGGATTCCAATAACAATGGTGTTTGGGATGTTGGCGAGCCATTTACGGATATTGACCGCAACGGTAACTGGAATGATGCTCGTGACGATAATGGAGATGGAATCCCTGGCAATACCATCATTTTAGAGGGATACACAAATGACAAATGGAATCGTAAGCCTACCGAATTTGCCTTTTATATTCAGGATAAAATGGAATTTAAAGACATGGTTGTAAACCTGGGTATTCGGTTCGATTACTTTGATCCCAATGGTCGGGTATTACGTGACCCAACCGATCCCGATATCACGAACCCTATTAAAAATGAAAATATCTGGAAAGATTACGGTACAGACGGGATTCCCAACACCAATGATCCGGATGGCACCGAAAACAATGGGATTAAAGATCCTGGCGAGCCTGAAGTGACGCTTGCGGAACGGCAAACCTACTGGTACAAAAAAGCCGATCCTACGTATCAAATAAGTCCCAGGATCGCTTTTGCCTTCCCCATTTCTTCCAACGGGAAATTATTTTTCTCTTATGGCCATTTTTTCCAGCTTCCGCCTTACACCTATTTATACCAGGATTATGAAAACAAGGTTAAGCCAGGATTGATTCAAACAAGTATGGGAAATCCAGGGCTAAAACCACAAAAAACGATTAGTTACGAAATAGGTGTTGAGCAACAAATAACGCGGGATATGGTTGCTTTTTTTAAAATTTATCAACGTGATATGCGAAATATCATAGGACAGGACATTGTTATTTTACCTAATACAGATGCTTATGGTATCTTTGTAAATCGGGATTATGGTCGCGTAAGAGGCATTAATTTTAGTTTGGAAAAACGTTTTACTTCTTTCTTTTCGGCCGCTATCGATTACACCTATCAGATTGCGGAAGGCAACGAATCCAACCCCACCCAACGCGTTAGAAATTATCGATTAAAAATAGAGAATTTGAAAAAAATTGTTCCTTTAGATTGGGATCAACCTCACACTTTGCGACTCAATGGAAGTATAGGTCAGCCGAATAACTGGATGATTAGTATGATCGGCCGCATAGAATCGGGCTATCCTTACACTCCCCAGGGAGCTAATGAAATTGTAAGAATTGCAGAAGAAAATAGCGCCCGGAAAATTCCCATCATTAATTTCGATTTATATGCAAAAAAATCCTTTGCAATTAACATGGGTAATAATAGTTTTATCTTTTCTGTTTATGGTAAAATATACAACTTATTTGATCGTCTAAATGAAAAATACGTTTGGGATGCTACAGGAAGAGCTACTTACGGTTTAGGTTTATATGGTGGAGAATTTGACCCAGACTGGCAAAGACGCCCCCATTGGTTTTATAAACCGCGTCAAATTTTTCTCGGAATTGAGTATAGCTTTTAATTTGGGAGGAATTCATGAAGCTCAGCATAAAAATTTTCAACATGTTTTCATATGTGTTGATCTATCTTATCTTAACATGCTTAAATATTCAAAGTTTTGCGCAAACCCCGCCTAAAAAAATGAAATATTGGACCCAGGAGGAGTGGGATAAGTGGGAAAAATGGAATCACCGTGTTCAGTTGCTTAAATCAACAGGGGCGGCAGATCGACGTGAAGGGGTTATGGATGGGAATAAGATACGTACTGTTTTTTATAATTATGGATCAGTTGGTCGCCCCAATACAGAACCTTCTATTGAATGGCCAAAAGAAAGCGGACACGGATACGCTTATGAATTTGGGCCAATCATTGGCGCATTAGTGGTAGACATACATGGCGATACCATTCCCATAATTTCGGAGGCGCTCATTGATGGCGGAGATCGTTCTCCCAGCGGAAAAGTTTGGGGTTGGCAACCTTTGCCTCAATACTTAAACACTAATTCGCCAACTCCTGCAATGAGTAACAATCCTGATTCATGGCCGCTCACAGTCTCCACAACCAATCCATTTTTCAATCCTGATTTTACTTCAGACCTTGACAAATTTTTATGGCCCGGGATTGATGGCCTCGGTAAAATTTCTGCAGACCTCGAAGCGTTTTGGGTGATGGATGATCGAGATAACGATGAATTCGAATATTATCCTTTTATAAATGATTCCTCGCGTCGAGGCCTTGGAATTCAATTAAATTGTCGGTTAATGCAATTTTCCGCATCACTCGCCGAAGATATCATCTTTTATATAATTGAAATTGAAAATGTAAGCGATAAACGGTTGGATAAAGTGGTTGCCGGCATGTTCGGTGATCCACATATTGGCGGCCCTGGCGACTTTAGCGATGATTATGCAGGGTTTGATAAAGATTATAATATGGTCTATTCTTACGATAAGCCAGGCTCAAGTAATGACTATGGCATACCTTATGAAGAATTAGGATGGCTTGGTTTTAAGTTTCTTGAGAGTCCAAAAGATTCGCTTGGAAATCAACTGGGTTTAACCAGTATGGCTGCTCCTATATATGGCACTGCCGGCGGTACGCCTGCTTTTGATGATGTGATGTGGGATTTACTTAAACCCGGAACATTTACAGACATCGCTCAAGAAAAAGACAACGTATTCCTTTTTGGAAGTGGTTATTTTTCTCTCGATCCTGGAGAAAAGGTGAGATTCTCAATAGCAATTATTATGGGCAAAGGCCGGGACGATCTGTATTCGAATGCTGATATTGCACAAGAGATTTATGATTTAAATTATAAGTTTACCAAGGCTCCGGATCCTCCCATTGTAACGGCCGTGCCTGGCGATGGCGAGGTTACCCTGTATTGGGATACAAGTTCTGAACAATCTTTTGATGAGTTTTTCCAGGCATACGACTTTCAAGGCTACAAAATATATAAAAGTACAGATAAAGGACAAACCTGGGGACCTATAATTACAGATGCCTTTGGTAAGGAGATTGGGTTTAAACCTCTTGCTCAGTTTGACAAGATTGATGATGTGAGCGGTTTATTCCCATATGATAAAGATGGTGTGAAGTTTTATTTAGGTAATAATTCTGGCTTAGTTCATACTTTTACGGATAAAAACGTCATTAATGGAGTAACTTATTATTATGCTGTTACTGCGTATGATTCTGGATATCCCTCTAAAGGTGTTTTGCCAGTCGAATCGGGTAAATTTCCAGGACAGAACATGGTGAGTGTAATGCCCACACCAAGAGTTCCTGGATTCGAAAATGCACAGGTAAACGTTAATCACATTGAAGGTATTTCTACCGCTACGCTTAAATTTAATGTGCTGGATCCACAAAAAATAGTTAATAATACTTATGATATAATAGTAAATGCCGGGGAAAATATAACCACCTCTGTTTCTATTATTAATGCTGCTACCGGCGATACTGTTATAAACAATTTTAATCAATTAAATGGCCAACCGATTCTGTTCGATGGATTAATCGGTTTTATTTATGATGAACCAGGAATTTTTATTGTCGATTCTTTATCTGGATGGCTTGAAAATAGTAAAAGCAACTTAAGTTTAGATATTAGCCTTTATAGCGGCGGAGTACGCATACCCAAGGATATGGAGGTCCGGTTTTTCTCTTACGTAGCGGATACCTCTGTGCTTGTCAGTCCAAAGCCTATAAATTTTCAAGTATGGAACGTTACCGATAATGAACAAATGGAAGTTATATTTTTTGACAGGAATGGCAACGATATTGTGGATATCGGCGATCGCCTTGTTCCTATCATTTATGTAAATGATAGGCCGAAAGGTGTTTGGCAGGTTGCTTTTAATGCTCCGGCTGGACAGGATACCATTTTACCGCAACCCGGTGATATTATTAAAATCTTTGTCTCAAAACCTTTTACTAACGATGATTCATATCAACTTCAAACCTTGGCAAGTACGGTAAATAAAGAGAAAGCAAAAAAAGATTTTCTGCAAAATGTTGCCGTTATTCCTAATCCTTATATTGTAACATCAAGCTTTGAAGTAGCGCCGCCAACAGTATTTAGCGCAGGGCGTGGAGAACGTCGTGTCTATTTTACCAATTTACCGCCAAAGTGCACCATTCGGATTTACACTCTAAATGGGGAATTAATACGTGAAATTCACCATGAAAGCACTTTATTCAACAGCATGGAGCCCTGGGATTTGCTCTCAGAAGAAGGGCTTGAGATTTCTTATGGGATTTATATCTATCACGTTGATGCCGGTGAATATGGTAAAAAAATTGGCAAACTTGCAATTATTAAATAGGTGGGAGTCGCTATGAATGTTATAAAATATATTATCGTAATCCTGCTTTCATTTTTTATATTAAAAATAAGCGTGGCAGGAGAAATTACAAAAAAGGGTACCACTGCAGCCCAGTTTTTAAAAATTGGGATAGGCGCCCGAGCTTCTGCTATGGGTGAAAGTCATGTTGCTGACGTTAATGATGTTTCTGCTATTTTCTGGAATCCGGCCGGTATGGCACGCATTTCAAACAATGAACTTATGTTGATCCGTACAAACTGGCTGGCCGATATTAAATATGACTTTGCTGGTATTGTTGTGCCCATGCAAAATTTGGGTACGTTCGGTTTATTTTATGCTGGCCTAACCATGGGAGATATGATCGTACGAACCGAATATGAACCCGAAGGCACCGGCGAATTATTTTCAGCAAGTAGTATTGCAATGGGAATTAGCTACGCCCGCAATATGACCGAACGTTTTGCCTTTGGAGTTACTGCCAAATATGTTCACGAACAAATCTGGCATGAAACCGCCTCTACGGTTGCTTTTGATCTCGGTATTACCTACCAAACTACCCTTCCCAGGCTCAGGTTGGGTATGGCCATCTCCAATTATGGCGGCAAGATGAGAATGGACGGTAAAGACCTTCTCACCTTTAAAGACGTTGATCCAAACTTAAAAGGAAATAACGAAAATATCATCGCAAAATTAAACACTGAAAAATTTGACCTCCCCATAAGCTTTCGAGTTGGATTCGCTTATGATGTTATTAAATCTGATTTCCATACCGTTATATTTAGTATCGATGGCGTCTCGCCCAATGATTTTAATGAATATCTCAACATTGGTGCTGAATATGGTTTGCGAAAATCCGTCTTTTTAAGAGCAGGATATAAAGGAATCGGCGTACAGGATTTTGAAGGCGGGTTGTCTCTGGGAGGCGGTATCCATTATAAAATACACGGCGCCTTTAATCTAATCCTCGATTATGCCTATGTGGACTATGGCAGATTAAATAATGTTCAACGCTTCTCAATTGCCATTGATTTTTAATTATAAAGAAAAAGGCTGTCTTTTAATGGCAGCCTTTTCTTATTAATTTTCACTGTACAATTCAATTGGATAGAATATGATTAATTCCGAAAATCTTTACCAGTTATGGCAATATCTTCACCAAAATCCGGAGTTATCCTTTAAAGAACATCATACCACGCAATTTATTGCCAGAACGTTGAAAAACTGGGGAATCACCTTTCGGCGCTTTAAAAACCTGGAGACTGGCGGCTATGCAGACGTGGGCTCCGGCGGCCCTGTGGTTGCCTACAGAGCGGAGATCGACGCCCTGCCCATTGAAGAGAATCCGGCCCATTCCGTTATTTCCCACAACCGCGGTGTAATGCACGCCTGTGGACATGACTATCATACGACGATCGGCCTCGGTCTATTAAAATATTTCTCCGAAAAACCGCAAAAAACGGGCGGCAGATTACGCGTCATATTTCAGCCTGGCGAAGAAGCGGCTCCAGGCGGCGCTGAAAAAGTATTGGCGGAAAACATCTGGCAGGATGTGAAGGGCATTTTAACCGTTCACACCCAGCCTCAGACGCCCGTTGGTACTTTTTCATTGTTCAGGGGAGCGGTGCAGGCTTCCTCAACCTCGGTTAAAATTTTACTCAAAGGCCCTGGCGGACATACGTCCAGACCTTTTGAATCCGTGGATTTAATCAACGTTGCAGGCCAATACATTACTCAATTACAATCGTATGTGAAACAAAAAACAGATGTCAGGGATGCTGTGGCCTTTGCTTTCGGCTCCATTAACGGCGGCGAAACACACAATATCATCCCGGATAAAATATTTTTATGGGGAACTTTACGGACTCTTGACAACGAAGTTCTGGCCAGATGCCTCAAGCATATCCAACATTTTTCCAGCTCCTTTGCAAAATTGTTTGATATTCAGATAGACGTTCAATTTCCCACCATCTGCCCGGCAGTTATTAATGATGCAAACCTTGTGCGTAAATTCTATGATTTTATGCAAGAACAAAATCTGGAACAACAGATACAAATGCCCGAAAAACCTTCGATGGGCTCCGATGATTTCTCTTTTTATTTAAAAAAAGCGCCGGGCTTGTACCTTATTATGGGCGGCGGCGGAAAGGGAGCCCTGCACAGTCCAGACCTGGAAATGGATCAGGCTTTAATTGATTCCGCCCTCGAGGTATTATCGGGCTTTATTTCCTATTTATTTAAAGAAACACCGATTAAGACAGAGAAAAAAACATGAGCAGACTCCGAATCGTCGTCACGGACTCCGGACTGGGCGGAATGGATGTTGCCGCCCGTTTTTTTGCGGCGTTGCGTTCAATGGAAGCCAGGCCAAACGTTGATCTCCTTTTCGTCAACGCCTTGCCCGAGGCTCAAAAAGGCTACAATAAAATGTCCGATAAGGCCGAGAAAATACGTGTGTTTAATCAGGTACTTCACAGCATCCAGAAACATTTTGCACCACACATCATAGCCATTGCCTGCAACACGCTGTCGGTTATTGTCTCAGAGACCGATTTCTACAAACAATATGCTCAACGGATTATGAATATTGTTGAAATATTTGCCGCTGATTTTTTAAACAAGATGAAAAATATCAAAAACACATCGGCCATCATTTTTGCCACAGAAACGACTATAAAAAATGCCAATTATCAAAACCTATTGTTCCGGGCAGGATTTCAAAATGATCACGTCATCCCTATTTC
This sequence is a window from Caldithrix abyssi DSM 13497. Protein-coding genes within it:
- a CDS encoding TonB-dependent receptor, producing MHKKLIRILFLIIALAGYLFSGTTGKIAGRVVDKNTGEPLSGCNIIIKGTQMGGATDIDGYYVILNIPPGVYTLQAIYVGYVTQEIQNVTVKVDLTTKINFKLSEASFEGEEIIVIAERPLIQQDATATASVVGAKEIEMAPIESFEQIAQTKAGVNVGPEGSLHFRGGRSSEVAYIIDGITVTDAIHGGTSAIDISTNAIQELSLITGSFSAEYGQAMSGIVNIVTKEGGNNFSGNLSFQTGDIVTSSSNSKYFLSEINNIDPFNTSEIEASLSGPILRNRLSFNVSARYFDDKGYLYGQRIHTPTDIADSIQTGDGAFVSLNSNKKYNIQNKLKWKVTNSINFYLTTIYENRKYQEYNHTRSKVPDGIPWQYKTALQFIGKITHQFSKFAYYSVALGYLDKDYKRYLDKDIYSLKYVWNGYSAGQYFYPGGTDNFRQFSNQKQYTIKFDLTSQLFKNHEIKTGVELKRLSLFNHSYYLSVDRRAEPFVDSNNNGVWDVGEPFTDIDRNGNWNDARDDNGDGIPGNTIILEGYTNDKWNRKPTEFAFYIQDKMEFKDMVVNLGIRFDYFDPNGRVLRDPTDPDITNPIKNENIWKDYGTDGIPNTNDPDGTENNGIKDPGEPEVTLAERQTYWYKKADPTYQISPRIAFAFPISSNGKLFFSYGHFFQLPPYTYLYQDYENKVKPGLIQTSMGNPGLKPQKTISYEIGVEQQITRDMVAFFKIYQRDMRNIIGQDIVILPNTDAYGIFVNRDYGRVRGINFSLEKRFTSFFSAAIDYTYQIAEGNESNPTQRVRNYRLKIENLKKIVPLDWDQPHTLRLNGSIGQPNNWMISMIGRIESGYPYTPQGANEIVRIAEENSARKIPIINFDLYAKKSFAINMGNNSFIFSVYGKIYNLFDRLNEKYVWDATGRATYGLGLYGGEFDPDWQRRPHWFYKPRQIFLGIEYSF
- a CDS encoding PorV/PorQ family protein; translation: MNVIKYIIVILLSFFILKISVAGEITKKGTTAAQFLKIGIGARASAMGESHVADVNDVSAIFWNPAGMARISNNELMLIRTNWLADIKYDFAGIVVPMQNLGTFGLFYAGLTMGDMIVRTEYEPEGTGELFSASSIAMGISYARNMTERFAFGVTAKYVHEQIWHETASTVAFDLGITYQTTLPRLRLGMAISNYGGKMRMDGKDLLTFKDVDPNLKGNNENIIAKLNTEKFDLPISFRVGFAYDVIKSDFHTVIFSIDGVSPNDFNEYLNIGAEYGLRKSVFLRAGYKGIGVQDFEGGLSLGGGIHYKIHGAFNLILDYAYVDYGRLNNVQRFSIAIDF
- a CDS encoding M20 metallopeptidase family protein, with translation MINSENLYQLWQYLHQNPELSFKEHHTTQFIARTLKNWGITFRRFKNLETGGYADVGSGGPVVAYRAEIDALPIEENPAHSVISHNRGVMHACGHDYHTTIGLGLLKYFSEKPQKTGGRLRVIFQPGEEAAPGGAEKVLAENIWQDVKGILTVHTQPQTPVGTFSLFRGAVQASSTSVKILLKGPGGHTSRPFESVDLINVAGQYITQLQSYVKQKTDVRDAVAFAFGSINGGETHNIIPDKIFLWGTLRTLDNEVLARCLKHIQHFSSSFAKLFDIQIDVQFPTICPAVINDANLVRKFYDFMQEQNLEQQIQMPEKPSMGSDDFSFYLKKAPGLYLIMGGGGKGALHSPDLEMDQALIDSALEVLSGFISYLFKETPIKTEKKT